Genomic segment of Ewingella sp. CoE-038-23:
GGCCCTCCTGCTCCCATTCCTCAACCTGCTACTGGCACCATTACCACGCCAGTTTCGCCACGGCCTTCTAGCGGGGGCAGTCAATGAATCGCTACCGGAGCCACGGCCGCTGGATAATTTGGCTATCCTTTCTGATAGCCATGTTATTGCAAGTGATGCCGTGGCCGGACGAGATCTACATGTTTCGGCCATCCTGGTTGATGCTGATCCTGATTTACTGGGTCATGGCGCTGCCGCATCGCGTCAACGTAGGTACCGGATTTATCGTCGGTTTTGTGATGGATTTGATTCTTGGCTCGACGCTAGGCGTGCGCGCGCTGGCTTTGGCGCTGATTGCCTATCTGGTCGCTTTCAAGTTCCAACTGTTCCGCAACATGGCCCTGTGGCAGCAAGCGCTGATCGTCATGCTGCTGTCACTGGCTGTCGACGTGGTGGTGTTCTGGGCCGAGTTTTTGGTGGTGAATGTCTCGTTTCGTCCGGAAGTGTTCTGGAGCAGCGTGGTCGACGGCATTCTCTGGCCATGGTTATTCCTGCTGATGCGCAAAATTCGCCGTCAGTTCGCTGTGCAATGAGGAAATGATGACTGAACTTTATCTGGCTTCTGGTTCACCGCGCCGCCGCGAATTACTGGCCGTGCTGGAGTTGGCTTTTGAACGTCTGGTGACTGACGTTGCCGAGCAAAAGCAGCCAGATGAAGCGCCAGCAGACTATGTTCTGCGCCTCGCCTGTGACAAAGCTTTAGCAGGCGTGGCCGTTGCGCCGCAGGACCTCCCGGTGCTGGGTGCTGACACCATCGTGGTGCTCGACGGGCAGGTTTTGGAAAAGCCGCGCGATGAAGCTCATGCCGCGCAGATGTTAACCGCATTGTCTGGCCGCCAGCATCAAGTGATGACGGCCATTGCTCTGGCAGACCGCCAGACGCATCGTAGTACGCTGGTTGTGACTGATGTCACCTTCCGCTCTCTATCCGCGGATGATATTCAGCACTATATTCTGAGCGGGGAACCCATGGATAAAGCGGGTGCATACGGTATTCAGGGAAAGGGCGGATGTTTCGTCCGTGAAATTCGCGGCAGCTACTACGCAGTGGTCGGGCTTCCTTTAGTGGAAACTCAAGAACTGTACAGTGAGTTTGCTGCATTACGCGAGCTTAGGAGAAAGCATGACAGCTGAATTACTGGTCAATGTTACGCCGTCCGAAACGCGCGTGGCTTACATTGACGGTGGCATTTTGCAAGAGATCCATGTTGAGCGTGAAGCCAAGCGCGGCATTGCAGGCAATATTTACAAAGGTCGCGTCAGCCGAGTTCTGCCGGGTATGCAGGCAGCCTTTGTTGATATTGGTCTAGAGAAAGCGGCTTTTTTACATGCTTCAGACATCATGCCGCACACCGAGTGCGTGGCTCGTGATGAGCAAAAGAATTTTAACGTTCGTGACATCGTAGAGCTGGTCCATCAGGGGCAAGATCTGATGGTGCAGGTGGTGAAAGACCCGCTGGGCACCAAAGGCGCGCGCCTGACCACCGACATTACTCTGCCTTCCCGCTATCTGGTCTTCATGCCGGGCGCCTCACACGTGGGTGTCTCACAGCGCATTGAGAGCGAAGCCGAGCGCGATCGCCTGAAAAATATCGTTCAGGAATATTGTGACGAGCAGGGTGGCTACATTATCCGCACCGCGGCAGAAGGGATTGGCGAAGAAGAACTTAAACAAGATGCCGCCTTTCTCAAGCGTTTGTGGACCAAAGTCATGGAGCGCAAGCGCCGCAATAAAACCAAGTGCAAACTCTATGGCGAGCTGGCGCTGGCGCACCGCGTATTAAGAGACTTTGCTGGCGAAGCGCTGGACAGAATTCGCGTAGATTCGCGCCTGACCTATGAACTGTTGGTGGAATTTACCAGCGAATATATTCCCGAAATGACGGCCAAGCTGGAGCACTACGCGGGCAAGCAGCCTATTTTCGATCTCTTTGACGTTGAGAATGAGATCCAGCGCGCGCTGGAACGCAAAGTCGAACTCAAGTCCGGCGGCTATCTGATTATTGACCAGACCGAAGCCATGACCACTGTGGATATCAACACCGGTGCCTTTGTCGGCCATCGCAATCTGGAAGAGACGATCTTCAATACCAATACTGAGGCGACCCAAGCCATTGCCCGCCAGCTGCGCCTGCGCAATCTCGGCGGCATCATCATTATCGACTTCATCGATATGGCGAATGAGGACCATCGTCGGCGGGTGCTGCACTCTTTGGAGCAGGCGCTGTCAAAAGATCGGGTGAAAACCGGCATTCACGGCTTCTCGGCGCTAGGTTTAGTCGAAATGACCCGCAAACGGACGCGCGAAAGCGTCGAGCACGTGCTGTGCAGCGATTGCCCAACCTGTCACGGCCGGGGCACGGTGAAAACCGTCGAAACCGTCTGTTATGAAATCCTGCGTGAAATTGTTCGCGTGCACCACGCCTATGACGCCGACCGTTTCCTGGTCTATGCTTCTGCGGCAGTCGGCGAAGCCTTGAAAGGGGAAGAGTCCCACGCGCTGGCCGAAGTGGAGATTTTCGTCGGCAAACAAGTGAAAGTTCAAATCGAGCCGCTCTACAACCAAGAGCAGTTCGACGTTGTCATGATGTGATTACCCGTCCGGCTTAGCGTCGCGGCGGCATAGGCCGCAACATAAATCATTGATTATGGGTAAATTTATTAAATTTCCATTGTAGTCCGGGGCCAACATGCCTGCGGAATGGAAACAAGGAGAGAAGTTTGAGGCGACTGCCGGGGATACTGTTAACTACCTGCGCAACAATTATCGTGATTGTTGCGTTGGCAATCAGTGGCTTGCGTCTGGCTTTGCCTCAGCTTCACCGTTTTCAGGATCAGCTGGTCAGCAAAATCGAGTCTGTGACCGGCGTGCCTATCGAACTGGACCAAATCAGCGGCAGCTGGAAAACCTTTGGCCCGACTCTTGAGTTAAAAAACCTTAGCGTGACCCTACCAGACACCTCGGTGAAAGCCGAGCGCGTGACTCTGGCGCTGGATGTCTGGCAATCGCTGCTGCATTTCCGCTGGCAGTTCCGCGACCTGACTTTCTACAATCTTGACCTTGATACCAACGCCACTTTTGGTAATAAAACCAACGACGGTAAAGGTTTCGAGGCTAACCGCATCAGCGACATCTTCCTCAAGCAGGTCGACCATTTCGACCTGCGCGACAGCCATATCTCCTTTATGACCCCAGCCGGGCAGCGCGCCGAAATCACCGTGCCGCAGCTGCGCTGGCTGAACAGCCGTAACCGCCACCGCGCCGAGGGGCTGATCAGCCTGTCGACCTTCAACGGCCAGCATGGCGTGGTGCAGGTGCGCATGGACCTTAACGACAACGACGGTTTGCTCAACAACGGAAAAATCTATCTTCAGGCCGACGATATCGACATGAAGCCTTGGTTTAGCCGCTGGCTGCGCAGCAACACCGGGCTGGAAAGTGCTGACTTCAGCCTCGCCGCCTGGCTGACCGTGCGCGGCGGCGACATCTACGCCGGTGACGCTTGGGTGAAAAACGGCGCGGCGACCTGGAGCAGCGCGGGGCAGGAGCATCGGTTAGACGTTGAGAACCTGACGCTGCACGGCAGCCGACAGGGCAATGGCTGGCAGGTCGATGCCCAGCAGCTCAACTTGAAAACTGACGGCGTGGCCTGGCCGAAGGGCCAAATCAGCGCGCTGTATCTGCCGGAAAACAATGAGTTTTTAGGGGCTTCGCAGGGGGATGAACTTCGCCTGAGAGCCACCAAGCTTCAGTTAGAGCGCCTTGGGCCGATTATCCCAACCTTCTCCTTCCTGACGCCAGAATTGCTCGAGCGTTGGCAGGATATCCAGCCAAAAGGCTTAATCGACCAGCTGTCGTTAGATATTCCTCTTAAGCAGACCGACCACACGCGCTTTGCCGCCAAATGGCGCGATCTCAGCTGGGATCGCTGGCAGCTACTGCCGGGCGTGAATCACTTTAGCGGCCAGCTGAGCGGCAGCGTGCAGCACGGCCAACTGACGGTCAATTTGCAAGACAGCCTACTGCCGTATGGTGAGATGTTCCGCGCGCCGCTGGAGATCAGCGCGGCGCAGGGCACCGTCGATTGGAGCTATAGCCAAGAGGGCTGGGCGCTGTGGTCGAAGAGCCTGGATGTCAAAGCCAACGGCCTGTGGGCCAAAGGCGGCTTCCACTATAACCAGCCGGAGCACGGCGAGCCGTGGCTAAAAATTCTCGGCGGCATTCGTCTGTATGATGCAGGGCAGGCGTGGCGCTACTTCCCTGAGCCGCTGATGGGCAAACATCTGACGGATTATCTCAGCGAGGCGATTCAGGCCGGGCAGGTGGATAACGCCACGCTGACCTTCAACGGCAATCCGCACGACTTCCCGTTTAAAAAGCATGAAGGGCAGTTTGAAGTGTGGGTGCCGCTGCGTAACGCCACCTTCCAGTTCCAGCCTGAGTGGCCAGCCTTGACCAATTTGGATATCGACCTCGATTTCCTCAATGACGGCCTGTTCATGAAAGCCGAGCACACCAAATTGGGTAATGCTGACGGCAATAACGTGGTCGCCAACATCCCTGATTATCTGAAAGAGAAGCTGTTCATCGACTCCGACATTTCAGGTACCGGCAAAGACATTGGTGACTATTTTAAGGACACGCCGCTGAAGGACTCCCTCGGCGCGGCCCTAGATGAGCTGCAGATTGGCGGCAATGTGAGTGGTCGCTTACACCTTGATATCCCGCTGGATGGCGAAGAAGTTCGCGCCACCGGCGGCGTGACGCTCAATGACAACAGCCTGTTTATCAAACCGCTGGAAAGTACCATTGAGCACCTCAGTGGCCAGTTCACCTACGACAACGGCAACTTGCAGAGTAGTTTGCTCACCGCCAACTGGTTCGGGCAACCTCTGAACGTGCAGTTTAGCACGCACGAACTTACTGATAATTATCAAATTAATGTCGGTCTTGACGGCAACTGGGAACTGGGCAAAATCACCGGGATGCCGGATGCTGTCGCCAGCAAACTCAGCGGCAGCGCACCCTGGAAAGGGACGGTGGATATTTCACTCCCTCATAAGGGTGAGCCAAATTACAGTATCGGCGTAACTACCGACCTGAAGAGTGTAAGTAGTCACTTACCTAGCCCGCTCGACAAGAAGCCGGGCCGCAGTCTGCCACTGGCGGTAAATGCCAAAGGCGGGCTGAAGAGTTTTGAAATGAATGGCGTGCTGGGCGGCAAAGACCGTTTCAACAGCCGCTGGCTGCTGGGCAAGCAGCTACAGCTGGATCGCGCCTCCTGGCAGATGAATGCCCAGAAAACCCCGCCGCTGCCAGCGACCAGCAGCCTGACGTTGCACCTGCCTGAGCTGGATGGCGAGAGCTGGCTGGAGCTGATGTCGCCAGATAACGCCCCGAAAGCGCCAGTGCAGAAGAGTGCCAAAGGCGCGAAGAAAGCGGCCAATACCGCCGCTTCTTTTGGCTTCCCACATGAAGTGACGCTGACCACGCCGAAGCTCAAATTAGGCGGTCAGGTCTGGAATGACCTACTGATTAGCTCGACTCAGGCCAGCAATGGCATGAACATCACGGCGAAAGGCAAAGAGATCGACGGCACGCTGGCGATGAATGACCGTGGTCCGTGGCAAGCCAATATCCGCTACCTCTATTTCAACCCGCAGTGGACGGTCGCTGATGCGGCCAGCGGCGGTAAGTCAGGCCAGAATCCTTTTGCCGATGACAAAATTTCCTTCGCCAAATGGCCGGCACTGCTTCTGCGCTGTGAAGACTGCTGGTTCCTCGGGCAGAGCTTCCGCAAGGTGAATGCTGATATCACGCCGAGTGGCGATCAGCTGGCGCTGCGCAACGGCCTGATTGATACCGGCTCGGTGCGTTTAGACGTGCAGGGCGACTGGAAGCAGAACGGCAGCGTTGAATCTACCGGCCTGAAAGGCAAACTGTCGGGCAAAGATATTGAAGCCGCGACCTCCTTCTTCGGCGTCACTACCCCACTGCGCGGTGCGCCTTTCAACATCGACTTTGATTTGCACTGGAAATCTATTCCGTGGAAGCCAGATCTGAAAACCCTGAATGGCACCCTGAAAACTGACCTTGGCAAAGGTGAAATCGTGGATTTAGGCGGCGGCCGCGCCGGGCAATTGCTGCGTCTGGTCAGCTTCGACGCCCTGCTGCGTAAGCTGCAACTCGATTTCAGTGACACCTTCGGCAAAGGCTTCTACTTTGACTCTATCCGCTCAAACGCCTGGATCAAAGACGGCACGCTGCATACCGAGGACCTGCTGGTTGACGGGTTGGCGGCGGATATCGCCATGAACGGCAGCGTCGATTTAGTCAATCAGCGGCTAAATATGGAAGCGGTGATCGCTCCTGAAATCTCTGCCACCGTCGGGGTCGCCACGGCCTTTGCTATCAACCCAATCGTCGGCGCGGCGGTGTTTGCCGCCAGTAAGGTATTGGCGCCGCTGTGGAATAAGATTTCGTTAATCCGTTACCATATCGACGGCACCATTGCGGATCCAAAAATTAATGAAGTGCTGCGCCAACCGCGACCTGCAAAAGAGTCTGCCGCACCTTGAGTGCTGAACGCGCTGTGTTAGGCTGTTTAAAACCCGTGTTACGATAGAATTGTTTGGCGGCTAACGAATCACAGTTCATGCCGCGACAATTCATCCCCAAAGAGAGTGAGAATCTATGAGTCTGGCATTAGTCAGTGAGCGGTTACTAACCGCTAACAATCTGAGTCATCAAGACCTGTTCGCTGTATTAGGTCAACTGTCTGAACGCCGTCTCGATTACGCCGATCTCTTTTTCCAATCCAGTTTCCACGAAGCCTGGGTGATTGAAGACAGCATTATCAAAGATGGCTCTTACAACATTGATCAGGGTGTTGGCGTGCGCGCGGTCAGTGGTGAGAAGACCGGCTTTGCCTACGCTGACCAAATTACCCTGAATGCCTTGCAGCAGAGTGCCACCGCCGCGCGCAGCATCGTGCGTGAGCAGGGCAATGGCAAAACCCACACGCTGGGTGAAATTGGCTATCAGGCGCTATACCCGATCCTTGACCCACTTCAGAGCCTGTCTCGCGAAGAAAAAATTGAGTTATTACATCGCGTTGACCGTGTTGCCCGCGCCACAGACAAGCGCGTGCAGGAAGTCAGCGCCAGCATTACCGGCGTTTACGAAAGCGTATTAGTCGCCGCCACCGACGGCACTCTGGCGGCGGACATTCGCCCGCTGGTGCGCCTGTCGGTCAGCGTATTGGTTGAAGATGACGGGCGTCGTGAGCGCGGCTCTAGCGGCGGCGGCGGTCGTTTTGGCTATGACTATTTTCTTGAAACCGTGAATGGCGAAGTGCGCGCCGAAGCCTACGCCCGCGACGCGGTGCGCATGGCCTTGCTGAACCTCAACGCGGTAGCCGCCCCTGCCGGTGGTATGCCGGTAGTGCTTGGCGCAGGCTGGCCGGGCGTGCTTCTGCACGAAGCCGTAGGCCATGGCTTAGAGGGCGATTTCAACCGTCGCGGCACGTCTATGTTCAGTGGGCAGATGGGCCAACTGGTGGCGTCTGAACTCTGTACCGTGGTGGATGACGGCACCATGCCGGGCCGCCGTGGTTCACTGGCGATTGATGACGAAGGCGTGCCGGGCCAATACAACGTATTGATCGAAAATGGCGTGCTAAAGGGTTACATGCAGGACAAGCTGAACGCGCGCCTGATGGGCGTTGCGCCGACCGGTAACGGCCGTCGCGAGTCTTATGCTCACCTGCCGATGCCGCGCATGACCAACACTTATCTGCTGGGCGGCCAGTCTACGCCGGAAGAGATCATCAGTAGCGTGGAGTTCGGCCTGTATGCCCCTAACTTTGGCGGCGGCCAGGTGGATATCACCTCGGGCAAATTTGTGTTCTCCACCACCGAAGCTTACCTGATTGAAAAAGGCCGTATCACCAAGCCGGTGAAAGGCGCGACGCTGATTGGCTCGGGTATTGAAGCGATGCAGCAGATCTCCATGGTCGGCAACGATCTGGCGCTGGATAAAGGCGTCGGCGTCTGTGGCAAAGAGGGTCAGAGCCTGCCAGTGGGCGTAGGCCAGCCGACTCTGAAACTCGACAACATCACCGTCGGCGGCAGCGCCTAAGCCTTCGAGATAATAATAGAAAGGGAACCCGCGGGTTCCCTTTTTTTATGCTATTTCGGCCCGAGCTTGCCTTGCCGATAGCCCTGATAGACTTTCCCCACCTCTTTGAAGTACTCGGTCAGGTAGTTGATGCACACCTGCACTTTCAGCGGCATTTTGTCCTTTTCAGTGTACAACGCGTAGACCGGGCGCGGGTCCGACTGATAATTGCCGAATAAAATTTCCAGCTCGCCGGAGTTAATCTCATTGATTACCCACATTAGTGGCACATAGGCGATGCCCACCCCGGCTTTCAGCCAGCGCGTTAAGGTTTGCGAGTCGTTGGTGACGAAGCGCCCCTGTGGGTTGATGCGCGTGGTAATGCCTTCTGGCGCGATCAGCTCAAACTCGCTGTCGGGCCGCACGCTGTATTCAATCCATGAGAAATTCACCATGTCTGCCGGTTTTTCTGGCTTACCGTGCTGGCTGAGATAGCTGCGCGCGGCGCAGACGATCATCGGCATGGAGCCAAGCCTTTTGGAGAACAGGCTCGAATCCTGCAGTTTTCCCACGCGGATCACCACGTCGAGGCCGTCGGCAATCAGATCAGGCGCCGGGATGCCGGTGACCAGATTCACTTTCAGGCCAGGGTACTCAATCAGCATCTCGGCAGTCATGGCGGCAAGAACGTTTTGTGCCATTGTCGACGAACTGCCGATGCGCAACGTGCCGGTCGGCGTGTTGTTAAAGGCATATAATTGCTCGTGTACTTCGCGTACATCCAGCAGCATTTTCATACAGCCTTGATAGTAAATCTTACCGGCTTCGGTGAGGCTCAGGCTGCGCGTGCTTCTGTTCAACAGTTTGACTTGTAAGTCATTTTCTAGTTTTGAGATCGTCTGGCTGATTGCGGAAACACTCATCTCAAGGCGGCGAGCGGCGGCAGTAAACGAGCCGCTTTCGACCACTTGAGCATAAACCGACATTCTTTTTAATCGTTCCATTGTTAACTCTGGCTTAAAAGTGATTGTGATCACAGAACGTTGATTACTTGATAATAAGCACGCTAATATACTTGCTCGGGTGAATACCTCGGGTTCGGCGCTCGCTGGCAACATAATGCTTACCTTCGCACACTTTTCTGGCAAACCCATTGTCTCTTTTTAACTCATTCTGGCTCTCAGAATGCAGTTGTATTGCCTAAAATAATGATAAAGCTCGGGCGTGTTGCGACGGGGCCTTCTGGTGAGAGTAACGCCACGAGACGAAAGCCCGTGACTATAAACTAAGGATTTTTGAATGAGTTTGCTTCCGGTAATGGTGATTTTCGGATTGTCGTTTCCTCCGGTGTTCTTCGAAGTACTGTTGGCGTTAGTGCTGTTTTTCCTGCTACGACGCCTATTACAACCCACCGGAATTTATGACTTTGTCTGGCATCCGGCGTTATTTAACACAGCGATGTACTGCTGTCTGTTCTACCTGATTTCCTGCTTCTTCATCTGAGGGTGTCGTGAAAAATTTCTCTATAAAAATAATACGTTACTTAATAACGTTAATCCTTGTGGTTCTTGCTGCCATCGCAATTTTCCGGGCATGGGCGTTCTATACTGAATCCCCTTGGACCCGTGACGCCAAATTTACCGCCGACGTGGTTTCTATCGCGCCGGACGTCACCGGCTTGGTGACGGATGTTCCCGTGGTGGATAACCAGTTAGTCAAAAAAGGCCAGACGCTGTTCAAAATAGACCAGCCGCGTTACCAACAGGCGCTGGACGAAGCCAATGCCGACGTTGCCTACTATCAGGCGCTGGTCGCGGAGAAAAAACGCGAAGCAGGCCGCCGCGTGAAGCTGGGCGTGCAGGCGATGTCGCAAGAAGAGATCGATCAGGCCAATAACGTCCTGCAAACGGTTCAACACCAGTTGGCAAAATCTCAGGCCGCACGTGACCTCGCGGTGCTTGATTTGCAGCGTACCGTAGTGACGGCTCCGGCTGACGGCTGGGTGACTAACCTCAACGTGCATCCGGGGAACTACATTAATCGCGGTTCGACCGCCGTCGCGCTGGTGAAGAAAAACACCTTCTATATTCTGGCTTATCTGGAAGAAACCAAGCTTTCTGGCCTGAAAAAAGGCGACCGCGCCGAAATTACCCCGCTGGGCAGCAATCGCATCATGCATGGTTCCGTGGACAGCGTCGCGGCGGCGGTCACTAACAGCTCGTCTTCTGCGGCAGCCAACGGGCTGGCGACGGTAGACAGTAATTTGGAATGGGTACGTCTTGCACAGCGCGTGCCGGTGAAAATCGTGCTTGATGATGTTGACCAGCAACACCCGTACCCGGCAGGGACCACCGCAACGGTGGTGATCACCGGCGATCACGATATCAAACATGAGCACCAGTCGCCATTCTCCAGAATGTTGCACCGTCTGCGTGAGTTCGGTTAATCGGCGATGAATAGCATACTGATCCCGCGTATCAGGTTCGCCTGCAAGCTGACTTTCGCCATTCTCGGCGCGTTGGTTCTCGGCTTCTATATGCAGCTGGAAACCCCGCGCTGGGCTGCGATGACCGCGGCGATCGTCACCTCCGGCCCGGCGATGGCGGCGGGCGGAGAACCCTTCGCCGGTGCCATTCGCCACCGTGGCTTCCTTCGCGTTATCGGTACCTTTTTCGGCTGTATCGCGGCGTTAGTCATTGTTATCGCCACGGCGCGTGCCCCGGTAGTGATGCTGCTTTTATGCTGCATCTGGGCTGGGGTCTGTACCTGGTGGTCCTCGCTGGTTCGCGTCGAGAACTCCTATGCGCTCGGGCTGGCGGGATATACGGCGCTAATTATCGTAGTGACTTCCGCCGCCACCCCTTTGCAGACGCCGCAGTTTGCCGTCGAGCGCTGTAGTGAAATCGTGATTGGTATTTGCTGCGCCATCGTGGCCGACCTGCTGTTTTCCCCGCGCTCGATCAAAACCGACATTGACCGGGCGGTTAGCCAACTGCTGCTAGACCAGTTCGCGCTGATGCGGCTGTGTATTAATCGTGGTGATAAAGAGGATGTTGACAAGTCGTGGGGCAATCTTATCAAGAGCACTACCGCGCTTAACGGCATGCGTAACAGCCTAATGATGGAGTCTTCGCGCTGGCAGCGTTGCAACCGGCGGTTGAAAGCGTTGCACAGCACCTCGCTGAGTTTGATTACGCAGGCCTGCGAAACCTATCTTATTTTGCAAAACTCCCCTGACCGGGTGACGCCTGAGATCAAAGCGCTGTTTGCCGAACCGGCAGAGACGCCGCTGGAAGTGCGTCGGCGGATGAAACAGCTGCGTTTGGCGGTTTCTTCCTCCCATAGCAAAGATATTTTGCTCACCGTCACCAGCTGGATTGGAGCCGGGACGCGCGCGCTGCTGCTGATTAAGGGCATTCATACCAATAGCAGCATTAGCAATCTGGAAGCCGATTTGCTCAATACCGAGGTGGAAGTCAGGCCAGCCTCCGCCGAGCGCCACCACGCGCTGATTAACGGCATTCGCACCTTTGTCGCCAGCGCGGCGGGCTGCCTGCTGTGGCTATGGACCGGCTGGACCTCGGCGAGTGGTTGCGTAGTGATCATTGCGGTAGTGACCTCATTGGCGATGCGCACTCCAAATCCGAAAGGCATGGCGATAGACTTCGTGGTCGGCATGCTGCTGGCAATCCCGGTTGGCTCCATTTACTTCATGCTCATCATGCCCGCCACCCAGCAGAGCCTGTTCTTGCTCTGCCTTTGTCTGGGGATTTTGACCTTCTTCATTGGGATTGAAGTGCAGAAGCGTCGTCTGGGTATGCTGGGGCTATTGGCGGGTACTATCAACGTGCTGGTGCTCAGTAACCCAATGAAATTTAACGTAAGCGCATTTCTCGACAATGCAACGGGCCAGGCGATTGGTACCATTATTGCGCTGGTGGTGCTGCTGCTAATTCGCGATAAATCGCGCGACAAAACCGGGCGCACACTGCTGAACCGATTTATGAGCAGCGCGGTGTCGGCCTTAACCACCAAGGCGTATCGCCGTCGTGAGAACCACCTTCCGGCGCTTTACCATCAGTTGAATCAGCTGCTGGTAATGTTCCCGAATGACATTGATAAATACCGTCTGGCGCTGATGCTGATCATCGCGCACCAGCGAATGAAAATGGCGGAGATCCCTGTCAGCGAAGAGCTATCTGCCTTCCACAAGAAAATCCGTAATACCGCCGACCACGTGGTGTCGTCGGGCGAAGGCAAGCGAACTTACTACTATCAGCGGCTGTTGTCCGAGCTGAATGAGTATCAGCAAAAGCTAGTGGAACACGACGCGCCGCTCAAGGTGACAGAGCCGGTCAAACGACTCGCCGATATGCTGCACAAGTACCAGCACGCCTTTCTGGCCTAACGGTCAGACTCGCGTAAATCATGCCGGGGCCTTTAATGCTCCGGCTTTTTTTTTCCTTATGCCGCATGGACATGATGTGCGGTCTGAAGCCCGCAGTCCGTATTAGCCGCTATACTTAAGCGATTCAAGACTGAAACTTACATTCTTACGTCGTTGTTTTCGAACGATGTTTATTAGCAGGAGAGACAACCTTTATGTCAGCCAATCAACAGAAACTCACTTCTCACAAACTGTTTAAAACCGGGTTTTATGTGGGCGGCAAATGGCAAGAAGCCAAAGAAACTTTTGATGTGTTAAACCCAGCCACTGGCGACGTGGTGGCGAAAGTCGCCAAAGCAGGCAAAGCGGAAACCAACGCGGCCATCAAAGCCGCCAGTGACGCACTGCCGGCATGGCGCAAAAAAACCGGCAAGGCGCGCTCTGAGATTTTGCACCGCTGGTATGAACTGATGATTGAAAACAAACAGTTCCTCGGCGAGCTGATGGTGGCCGAGCAGGGTAAGCCGCTGAAAGAGGCCTTGGGCGAAGTGGAGTACGCCGCCAGCTACCTGCAATGGTTTAGCGAAGAGGCCAAGCGCGCCAACGGCGAGATCATCCCGCCAGTGAAAGAGGGTTCACGCATCTTTGCGACCCGCGAGCCGATTGGCGTGGTCGCGGCCATCACGCCGTGGAACTTCCCGCTGGCGATGCTGACCCGCAAACTCGGCCCCGCGCTGGCCGCGGGCTGTACCGGCTTGATTAAACCTGCCAACAACACGCCGCTGTCAGCCTTCGCGCTGCTGGAGTTGGCACACCTGGCGGGCGTTCCCGACGGCGTGATCAACGGCGTGGCCGGTGATACGCATGCTATCAGCGACGCCATCATGGCCAGCAACGAGGTGCGTAAAATCTCCTTCACCGGCTCGACCGAAGTGGGTAAAACGCTGGTGCGCAACAGCGCCGACACCATGAAGAAAGTGTCGATGGAGCTGGGCGGAAACGCGCCCTATATCGTGTTTGACGACGCCGAC
This window contains:
- the tldD gene encoding metalloprotease TldD produces the protein MSLALVSERLLTANNLSHQDLFAVLGQLSERRLDYADLFFQSSFHEAWVIEDSIIKDGSYNIDQGVGVRAVSGEKTGFAYADQITLNALQQSATAARSIVREQGNGKTHTLGEIGYQALYPILDPLQSLSREEKIELLHRVDRVARATDKRVQEVSASITGVYESVLVAATDGTLAADIRPLVRLSVSVLVEDDGRRERGSSGGGGRFGYDYFLETVNGEVRAEAYARDAVRMALLNLNAVAAPAGGMPVVLGAGWPGVLLHEAVGHGLEGDFNRRGTSMFSGQMGQLVASELCTVVDDGTMPGRRGSLAIDDEGVPGQYNVLIENGVLKGYMQDKLNARLMGVAPTGNGRRESYAHLPMPRMTNTYLLGGQSTPEEIISSVEFGLYAPNFGGGQVDITSGKFVFSTTEAYLIEKGRITKPVKGATLIGSGIEAMQQISMVGNDLALDKGVGVCGKEGQSLPVGVGQPTLKLDNITVGGSA
- the aaeR gene encoding HTH-type transcriptional activator AaeR, with the protein product MERLKRMSVYAQVVESGSFTAAARRLEMSVSAISQTISKLENDLQVKLLNRSTRSLSLTEAGKIYYQGCMKMLLDVREVHEQLYAFNNTPTGTLRIGSSSTMAQNVLAAMTAEMLIEYPGLKVNLVTGIPAPDLIADGLDVVIRVGKLQDSSLFSKRLGSMPMIVCAARSYLSQHGKPEKPADMVNFSWIEYSVRPDSEFELIAPEGITTRINPQGRFVTNDSQTLTRWLKAGVGIAYVPLMWVINEINSGELEILFGNYQSDPRPVYALYTEKDKMPLKVQVCINYLTEYFKEVGKVYQGYRQGKLGPK
- the aaeX gene encoding p-hydroxybenzoic acid efflux pump operon protein AaeX: MSLLPVMVIFGLSFPPVFFEVLLALVLFFLLRRLLQPTGIYDFVWHPALFNTAMYCCLFYLISCFFI
- the aaeA gene encoding p-hydroxybenzoic acid efflux pump subunit AaeA, with the translated sequence MKNFSIKIIRYLITLILVVLAAIAIFRAWAFYTESPWTRDAKFTADVVSIAPDVTGLVTDVPVVDNQLVKKGQTLFKIDQPRYQQALDEANADVAYYQALVAEKKREAGRRVKLGVQAMSQEEIDQANNVLQTVQHQLAKSQAARDLAVLDLQRTVVTAPADGWVTNLNVHPGNYINRGSTAVALVKKNTFYILAYLEETKLSGLKKGDRAEITPLGSNRIMHGSVDSVAAAVTNSSSSAAANGLATVDSNLEWVRLAQRVPVKIVLDDVDQQHPYPAGTTATVVITGDHDIKHEHQSPFSRMLHRLREFG
- the aaeB gene encoding p-hydroxybenzoic acid efflux pump subunit AaeB translates to MNSILIPRIRFACKLTFAILGALVLGFYMQLETPRWAAMTAAIVTSGPAMAAGGEPFAGAIRHRGFLRVIGTFFGCIAALVIVIATARAPVVMLLLCCIWAGVCTWWSSLVRVENSYALGLAGYTALIIVVTSAATPLQTPQFAVERCSEIVIGICCAIVADLLFSPRSIKTDIDRAVSQLLLDQFALMRLCINRGDKEDVDKSWGNLIKSTTALNGMRNSLMMESSRWQRCNRRLKALHSTSLSLITQACETYLILQNSPDRVTPEIKALFAEPAETPLEVRRRMKQLRLAVSSSHSKDILLTVTSWIGAGTRALLLIKGIHTNSSISNLEADLLNTEVEVRPASAERHHALINGIRTFVASAAGCLLWLWTGWTSASGCVVIIAVVTSLAMRTPNPKGMAIDFVVGMLLAIPVGSIYFMLIMPATQQSLFLLCLCLGILTFFIGIEVQKRRLGMLGLLAGTINVLVLSNPMKFNVSAFLDNATGQAIGTIIALVVLLLIRDKSRDKTGRTLLNRFMSSAVSALTTKAYRRRENHLPALYHQLNQLLVMFPNDIDKYRLALMLIIAHQRMKMAEIPVSEELSAFHKKIRNTADHVVSSGEGKRTYYYQRLLSELNEYQQKLVEHDAPLKVTEPVKRLADMLHKYQHAFLA